The following are encoded in a window of Nitrospinota bacterium genomic DNA:
- a CDS encoding tyrosine-type recombinase/integrase, translating to MAIKFTNMQLNALKPEAKRYVVFGEGDKGLGVRVEPSGTKTFFFEYKFNGKNRLYTIGRYPQPVGLAQARTQAAKLKEKVRNGIDPGSEQKAKNQAHRDAETIKVLADEYLERHAKVKKSSWKEDERILMKDVLPVWGKRKAKDIVKRDINLLLDGIVDRGAKVAANRTLSVITKMFNFAVARDILAASPCVKIPRPAKEVPRDRKLSEDEIKILWAGLEPDSGISIAPIMKLALRFMAVTAQRKSEVLNAVWTEFNFHEDYWELPAHRTKNGKAHRVPLSPLALEILEAAKQVSKGSEWVFPSPVGKRTQKKTPGVSPIVGSSLDHAVRRTLTNFGIEHFTPHDLRRTATSMITGLGVPRLTVKKILNHTDSEVTGIYDRHDYFGEKKQALLAWDKKLRTIVTGELAKILPIQKFS from the coding sequence ATGGCTATAAAATTTACAAATATGCAACTTAACGCACTTAAACCAGAAGCCAAGCGTTATGTGGTGTTTGGCGAGGGCGACAAAGGGCTCGGGGTCCGCGTGGAGCCATCCGGGACCAAGACTTTCTTTTTTGAGTATAAATTCAACGGGAAAAACAGGTTATACACCATTGGAAGATACCCTCAGCCCGTAGGCCTGGCCCAGGCACGCACACAGGCCGCCAAATTAAAAGAAAAGGTAAGAAACGGAATTGACCCTGGAAGCGAACAAAAGGCGAAAAATCAGGCACACAGAGACGCTGAGACCATCAAAGTTCTGGCGGACGAATATCTGGAGCGTCATGCGAAAGTGAAGAAATCATCATGGAAAGAAGATGAACGAATCTTGATGAAAGATGTTCTCCCAGTTTGGGGCAAACGTAAGGCAAAGGATATCGTCAAACGTGATATTAACCTTTTGCTTGACGGCATTGTGGATCGGGGGGCAAAAGTGGCCGCGAATAGGACCTTGAGCGTTATTACGAAAATGTTCAACTTTGCCGTGGCTAGGGACATATTAGCGGCCAGCCCATGCGTTAAGATTCCAAGGCCAGCAAAAGAGGTGCCTCGGGATAGGAAATTGTCTGAGGATGAAATCAAAATCTTGTGGGCCGGACTGGAGCCAGACTCCGGAATATCCATTGCCCCAATAATGAAACTGGCTTTGCGGTTTATGGCTGTTACGGCCCAAAGGAAGTCAGAGGTTTTAAACGCTGTGTGGACTGAATTTAACTTCCATGAGGATTACTGGGAATTACCAGCCCACCGAACAAAGAACGGGAAAGCACACCGTGTGCCACTATCCCCGCTTGCTCTGGAAATTCTCGAAGCGGCTAAACAAGTCTCCAAGGGTTCAGAATGGGTTTTTCCCTCGCCCGTTGGTAAACGAACCCAAAAGAAAACTCCGGGAGTCAGCCCAATCGTTGGCTCAAGTCTTGACCACGCTGTGAGGCGGACATTAACCAATTTTGGAATAGAGCATTTCACTCCCCATGATCTTAGGCGCACGGCAACAAGCATGATAACTGGGTTGGGTGTTCCGAGGTTGACTGTTAAGAAAATTCTCAACCATACGGATTCAGAAGTAACAGGCATCTATGACAGGCATGATTATTTTGGTGAGAAGAAGCAAGCACTGCTCGCATGGGATAAGAAACTGAGAACCATCGTGACAGGGGAACTGGCGAAGATTTTACCAATTCAGAAATTTAGTTAA
- a CDS encoding P-II family nitrogen regulator, with amino-acid sequence MSGMKLHPMKEIKIIIEGEHIHFVTDVLDRIKASGYTVFSNISGKGHLGFHVGHLMFNDTSSLQMILTVVPEEKLDPILSGLKPFLERHSGSLFVLDASVLRPDRFDSK; translated from the coding sequence ATGAGCGGCATGAAACTTCATCCAATGAAAGAAATAAAAATCATTATCGAGGGAGAGCATATTCATTTTGTTACGGATGTTCTCGACCGGATAAAAGCGAGCGGCTATACGGTTTTTAGCAATATTTCAGGAAAAGGGCATCTCGGGTTCCACGTTGGGCATTTAATGTTTAATGATACGAGTAGCTTGCAAATGATCTTGACGGTTGTTCCTGAAGAAAAACTGGATCCCATTCTCTCTGGCCTGAAGCCATTTTTGGAACGTCACTCAGGGAGTCTTTTTGTGTTGGACGCAAGTGTACTCCGACCCGATCGTTTTGATTCTAAATAA
- a CDS encoding DUF2309 domain-containing protein, which translates to MSMLDDKIRVTPSESQRIELRSLVNLSCEPISHFWPMKTFIHHNPLHGLEHLTFEKAIKEGQRFLRGRGYLSNSHNRKYFQQGRISEDSINEALKDVSQNATISIGEREFSHLEVLRAILIHGNGKVATDVCSAILQPSLNQPEIRNLFEKIHDLSKKKAPEDFLKGHADREKKDLATQYTLAEWCDQTFGTNIQDQINGEIIKWLGGFLDEGHAPWGMPDRKKTFYSAWKELALGDASGSILGIQDWKNKILNLPDRPEDAVLESLSLLAIPKDLWDSYFSLQLAQLSGWTGFIKWRSEQTDYAWQNAFPIDLIKYMAIRLFYEREFVMLACQEKLAIPGTYASINEYLNNHPTGYGLYKEYRSRVLPDEVVNYLNISLFTQDPLNIEDLDKCDSRLISIWEQTREKQEAEGQTLIVMHLAQSLGVAIQDVVKSAPNTLSTLLDWVEQFPESQHGPIWLEAFESSYIKDFAKKISPNLEKLRRSDELEEQPPESRPLSQAIFCIDVRSECFRRQLEEIGGNETFGFAGFFGIPICYQGFSSEQQTDQCPVLLKPKHVVKEIPRASQGKAAEKFLEGQEIAKTGHTLLHDLKENIVTPYVMVEAIGWFFGFKLFGQTLQPKWFKKAMSWMKDILAIPIRTTLTVEKIQREEAYEMVAAKHQAAIYRLFTEKYDQQGATVPHDQVERLRKLALNQIPSDSNENEELFRLLKWNESDLEQFIVALRKDFNLHERDLDHQLQQITQTGFTESEQVNYVETALRLLGFTKTFARLVLLCAHGSTSDNNPYESALDCGACGGNHGISNARTLAVMANNPQVRQRLAERGITIPPDTHFLPGQHDTTTDEVELYDLEEVPATHRKDLLRLQHDLQEACEKNSRERLARLPDVPAAKEIDEASRLSKVRSMDWSQVRPEWGLSGHTAFIMGRRLLSQGINFEGRTFLHSYDHSQDPDGKYLEIIMTAPMIVTNWINMEHYFSTVDPMVYGAGSKVYHNVVGNIGVMYGSQSDLCVGLPIQTVFNGDKPYHEPMRLFAIIEAPLERIATIVERHEILQRLTGNRWINLVAIHPDTKKLFHFRLMKDWQPIN; encoded by the coding sequence ATGAGTATGCTCGACGATAAAATAAGGGTTACGCCAAGTGAATCACAGCGAATAGAATTACGTTCGCTTGTGAACCTGTCGTGTGAGCCAATATCGCATTTCTGGCCGATGAAAACGTTTATCCACCACAATCCGCTTCATGGCTTGGAACATTTGACGTTTGAAAAGGCTATAAAGGAGGGGCAGCGGTTTTTGAGAGGTCGTGGCTATCTCTCCAATAGCCATAACCGTAAATACTTTCAGCAAGGTCGAATATCTGAAGATTCCATTAATGAAGCCCTAAAGGATGTATCGCAGAATGCGACTATCTCCATTGGCGAGCGAGAATTTTCCCATCTGGAGGTCTTGAGAGCCATCCTCATTCACGGTAATGGGAAAGTTGCAACGGATGTTTGTTCAGCAATTCTTCAACCCTCTCTCAATCAACCGGAAATAAGAAATCTCTTCGAGAAAATTCACGATCTATCAAAAAAGAAAGCGCCAGAGGATTTCTTAAAGGGTCATGCTGATAGGGAGAAAAAAGACCTGGCAACACAGTACACCCTTGCAGAATGGTGCGACCAAACTTTTGGGACAAATATACAGGACCAAATTAACGGCGAAATCATCAAATGGCTAGGAGGTTTTCTCGATGAAGGACACGCGCCTTGGGGTATGCCCGATAGAAAGAAAACTTTTTACAGTGCGTGGAAGGAATTAGCTTTAGGCGATGCGTCGGGTTCCATCTTGGGCATTCAAGATTGGAAAAACAAAATTCTTAATTTACCGGATCGACCTGAAGATGCGGTACTTGAAAGTCTATCCTTGTTAGCCATTCCCAAAGATTTATGGGATAGCTATTTTTCTTTGCAGTTGGCCCAATTGTCTGGGTGGACGGGATTCATTAAATGGCGCTCGGAGCAAACGGATTATGCGTGGCAAAATGCTTTTCCTATTGACCTTATCAAGTATATGGCCATCCGCCTTTTTTATGAACGTGAATTTGTGATGCTGGCATGCCAGGAAAAATTAGCAATTCCAGGCACTTATGCTTCGATCAACGAATACCTAAACAATCATCCCACTGGATATGGTCTCTATAAAGAATACCGATCGCGAGTGCTGCCAGACGAAGTGGTTAATTATTTAAACATCTCCTTGTTCACTCAGGACCCTCTAAATATAGAAGACCTTGATAAATGCGATTCAAGGTTGATTTCAATTTGGGAACAAACCAGAGAAAAACAAGAGGCCGAAGGTCAAACCTTGATTGTAATGCATCTTGCCCAATCCTTGGGTGTTGCTATACAGGATGTGGTGAAGAGTGCTCCCAATACATTAAGTACCTTGCTGGATTGGGTCGAACAGTTTCCAGAATCACAACACGGACCTATTTGGCTGGAGGCCTTTGAATCCAGCTACATCAAAGATTTTGCCAAAAAGATTTCACCCAATCTTGAAAAATTGCGCAGAAGTGATGAGCTTGAAGAACAACCTCCTGAATCGCGTCCACTGTCTCAGGCAATTTTTTGCATCGATGTTCGATCAGAATGCTTTAGAAGACAACTTGAAGAAATTGGAGGAAATGAAACGTTTGGTTTCGCTGGTTTTTTTGGTATCCCCATATGCTATCAAGGGTTTTCGAGCGAACAACAAACAGACCAATGCCCCGTCCTTCTAAAACCCAAACATGTTGTAAAGGAAATTCCTCGGGCCTCTCAAGGTAAAGCGGCAGAAAAATTTTTAGAGGGACAGGAAATCGCCAAGACGGGTCATACCCTGCTACATGACTTGAAAGAAAACATAGTCACCCCCTATGTCATGGTCGAAGCTATTGGTTGGTTCTTTGGATTTAAGCTATTCGGCCAAACCTTGCAACCAAAATGGTTCAAAAAAGCAATGTCCTGGATGAAAGATATTTTAGCGATTCCCATAAGAACGACACTCACTGTGGAAAAAATCCAGCGAGAAGAAGCCTATGAAATGGTTGCAGCCAAACACCAAGCCGCCATTTATCGATTGTTTACTGAAAAATATGATCAGCAGGGGGCCACCGTTCCTCATGATCAAGTGGAGCGCTTACGAAAACTCGCTCTGAATCAGATTCCATCTGACAGCAATGAGAATGAGGAGCTTTTTCGTTTATTGAAATGGAACGAATCTGACCTGGAGCAATTTATTGTAGCGCTCAGAAAAGACTTTAATCTTCATGAAAGAGATTTAGATCATCAGCTACAACAGATCACACAGACAGGGTTTACTGAATCCGAACAGGTTAACTATGTAGAAACAGCTCTAAGGCTTTTAGGGTTTACGAAAACGTTTGCCCGGCTTGTTTTGTTATGTGCGCATGGCAGTACTTCGGATAACAATCCCTACGAATCGGCGTTGGATTGCGGGGCTTGTGGTGGCAACCATGGGATCTCAAACGCAAGGACCCTTGCCGTTATGGCGAACAATCCACAGGTTCGGCAAAGGCTCGCCGAGAGAGGCATAACCATTCCGCCTGACACCCATTTTCTTCCGGGGCAACACGATACGACAACGGATGAAGTGGAACTCTATGATTTGGAAGAGGTCCCTGCTACGCATCGAAAAGATTTACTCAGACTACAACATGACCTCCAAGAAGCCTGTGAAAAAAATAGTCGAGAACGACTCGCTCGCTTGCCTGACGTGCCTGCTGCAAAGGAGATTGATGAGGCATCCCGGCTTTCGAAGGTGCGAAGTATGGATTGGTCCCAGGTTCGACCCGAATGGGGACTTTCTGGGCATACGGCCTTCATTATGGGGCGGCGTTTGTTGAGTCAGGGAATAAATTTTGAGGGTCGGACTTTTTTACATTCCTACGATCATTCACAAGATCCGGATGGAAAATATTTAGAAATTATAATGACCGCCCCCATGATCGTTACCAATTGGATCAACATGGAGCATTATTTTTCTACGGTTGACCCAATGGTCTATGGGGCGGGAAGCAAAGTGTATCACAATGTGGTGGGCAACATAGGGGTCATGTATGGCTCTCAAAGTGATCTATGTGTTGGACTACCAATCCAAACGGTTTTCAATGGGGATAAACCTTACCACGAGCCCATGCGGTTATTTGCTATCATTGAGGCTCCGTTGGAAAGGATTGCGACCATCGTTGAGCGACATGAAATTCTGCAACGATTGACAGGAAATCGGTGGATCAATCTTGTCGCTATACATCCCGATACCAAGAAATTGTTCCACTTTCGATTAATGAAAGATTGGCAACCCATTAATTAA
- a CDS encoding proton-conducting transporter membrane subunit — translation MTIPILILIFPLLAGILIGVFGKCMPSHVARVGVIATASSFFLSVWTLFYVSTEGPIHLMLWPLNPENSSVLKVGMLIDRLTAVMMVLITSVSTVIHVYSIRYLEGDPGYARFFALLSFMTFVILSLVSSPNLFMLFVFWQLLSWALYLILAFNFSNRPACQNAFKTFFVHRVGDVSFLCGIFLAYKYFGTLEFTELFKTAAEQPQVISLFSGMFDISAVTAIALLIFVGAMAKSAQFPLHVWLPDTMDSPTPVSALMHAGIINAGGFLLNRLAPFYVLSPNTLHIVFVIGLLTVLLGASMMLAQNDIKKTLGFSTMGQMGYMIMECGLGAFALAIFHLIAHGLFKATLFLGAGQGIHAAREEPKFPDSSGHGPKKSSNSLTFITGLILTLIMPLIILMVAHGMLNIPLHDAHGAVILLFFAWVTASQVMFSLYRLHDVASWKVAGAMIVALFFIGFVYLWGAEVFTHFLYPGPGVSDGFFVSAALNPRVFDILILLSTVLILISWISVYTSSKGGKIFITNRVNSFRKQLYILLINRFYVDLVYVRWSNNLLRLARKVAHRF, via the coding sequence ATGACCATCCCGATTCTTATTCTCATTTTTCCTCTTTTAGCTGGAATCCTCATTGGGGTCTTTGGCAAATGCATGCCCTCTCATGTGGCCCGGGTAGGAGTCATTGCAACGGCAAGCTCATTTTTCCTTTCTGTTTGGACTCTCTTTTATGTGAGCACAGAAGGCCCAATCCATTTGATGCTGTGGCCGTTAAACCCTGAAAACTCCTCCGTTTTAAAAGTTGGAATGTTGATTGATCGGCTCACGGCCGTCATGATGGTGTTGATCACAAGTGTCAGCACAGTTATTCATGTTTATTCGATTCGATATTTAGAGGGCGATCCCGGTTATGCTCGATTTTTCGCGCTGTTGAGCTTTATGACTTTTGTGATTCTTTCTCTTGTTTCTAGCCCGAACCTGTTCATGCTGTTTGTGTTTTGGCAGTTATTAAGTTGGGCACTCTATCTAATTCTCGCATTTAATTTTTCCAACCGTCCGGCTTGTCAGAATGCATTTAAAACTTTTTTTGTCCATCGAGTCGGGGATGTAAGCTTTCTTTGCGGAATCTTCCTGGCCTATAAATATTTCGGTACTTTAGAGTTTACTGAACTTTTTAAAACAGCGGCAGAACAGCCTCAAGTGATTTCGTTATTTTCTGGAATGTTTGATATCAGCGCTGTTACTGCGATCGCGTTATTAATTTTTGTTGGCGCGATGGCCAAATCTGCTCAATTTCCTTTACACGTGTGGTTACCCGACACGATGGATTCGCCCACCCCCGTGTCAGCCCTTATGCACGCAGGAATAATAAATGCAGGTGGGTTTTTATTGAATCGATTGGCTCCCTTTTATGTACTTTCGCCAAATACTCTTCATATCGTTTTTGTGATCGGTCTTCTGACGGTTCTACTCGGAGCCTCCATGATGCTCGCGCAAAATGACATAAAGAAAACCTTGGGATTCTCCACCATGGGGCAAATGGGCTACATGATTATGGAATGTGGGCTTGGAGCATTTGCGCTGGCTATCTTTCATTTGATCGCGCACGGTCTTTTTAAAGCAACATTATTCCTGGGGGCAGGACAAGGCATTCATGCAGCACGGGAGGAGCCAAAGTTCCCGGATTCGTCAGGCCATGGACCCAAAAAGTCTTCCAACTCATTAACCTTTATCACAGGCCTGATTCTCACGTTAATTATGCCGCTGATTATTCTTATGGTCGCGCATGGCATGTTGAATATCCCCCTACACGATGCGCATGGAGCGGTTATTTTGCTCTTTTTTGCCTGGGTTACGGCTTCTCAGGTCATGTTTAGTTTATATAGACTTCACGATGTGGCCTCCTGGAAGGTTGCCGGCGCGATGATTGTCGCCCTATTTTTTATCGGCTTTGTCTATCTTTGGGGTGCTGAGGTTTTCACACATTTTCTTTATCCCGGGCCAGGTGTATCTGATGGGTTCTTCGTGTCTGCGGCACTCAACCCACGCGTTTTTGACATACTTATTCTGTTGTCCACCGTACTCATTCTCATTAGTTGGATCAGCGTATATACCAGTTCCAAAGGGGGAAAAATATTTATCACCAATCGGGTCAATTCCTTTAGAAAACAACTTTATATTCTTTTGATCAACCGATTCTATGTGGACTTGGTTTACGTGCGATGGAGTAACAACCTGTTACGCCTGGCTCGAAAAGTAGCGCATCGTTTTTGA
- a CDS encoding 5-(carboxyamino)imidazole ribonucleotide synthase — protein MNIGILGGGQLARMMAEVGSSLGLSFIFFCPDRYACAAPFGEHLYAPYDDTSAQKRFVKWADVATYEFENIPLSVVESLQQQIPLHPASSVLSVARDRLAEKLLFRTLGIPTAKFAPVDSLEQLINALEDIGLPAILKKRTQGYDGKGQALLRKASDLSAAWERVGKVPCIVESMVAFRRELSIIAARNQKGEIVFYPVSENHHRDGILRLAISRQDDPMQVRAEAKIRGVMDNLDYVGVMALEFFQVGDQLFANELAPRVHNSGHWTIEGAETSQFENHLRAICGLPLGKTSSAQTSAMVNLIGRLPVEAQIRNIAGASLHFYGKEERPGRKVGHVTLTSGDCSPEEFDLRLAALLQLAGETELASRNFFNFTGVNPH, from the coding sequence ATGAATATCGGTATATTAGGCGGTGGTCAACTCGCTCGTATGATGGCCGAAGTTGGTAGCTCGCTCGGGCTAAGTTTTATTTTCTTTTGTCCCGATAGGTACGCTTGCGCTGCGCCTTTTGGGGAGCATCTCTACGCCCCCTATGACGATACAAGCGCACAAAAGCGCTTTGTCAAGTGGGCCGATGTCGCGACTTACGAATTTGAAAACATCCCGTTGTCAGTAGTGGAATCGCTCCAGCAACAAATTCCGCTTCATCCTGCATCTTCGGTTTTGTCTGTGGCCCGAGATCGCCTAGCTGAGAAACTCCTCTTTCGTACCCTAGGAATTCCTACGGCAAAATTCGCTCCGGTTGATAGCTTGGAGCAATTGATAAATGCCCTGGAAGACATTGGTCTTCCAGCCATCCTCAAAAAACGCACTCAGGGTTACGATGGAAAAGGCCAAGCTTTGTTACGTAAAGCAAGCGACCTTTCTGCAGCGTGGGAGAGGGTTGGAAAAGTCCCATGCATCGTTGAATCCATGGTGGCATTCAGGCGAGAACTTTCTATCATCGCGGCTCGCAATCAAAAAGGTGAAATTGTCTTCTATCCAGTGAGCGAGAACCACCATCGCGATGGAATACTGCGTCTAGCGATCAGTCGACAAGATGACCCAATGCAAGTCCGAGCCGAAGCGAAAATTAGAGGTGTTATGGATAACCTGGATTACGTAGGTGTGATGGCGCTAGAATTTTTTCAAGTTGGAGATCAGCTATTCGCCAATGAGTTAGCGCCTCGCGTGCATAACAGCGGTCATTGGACAATCGAAGGCGCAGAAACTTCGCAATTCGAGAACCATCTGCGAGCCATTTGTGGACTTCCTTTGGGCAAAACCTCATCGGCGCAAACTTCGGCAATGGTTAACTTGATTGGTCGTTTGCCAGTGGAAGCGCAAATCCGCAATATTGCAGGCGCTTCATTGCATTTTTATGGTAAGGAAGAGCGACCAGGACGCAAGGTCGGACACGTTACCCTGACCAGTGGTGATTGTTCGCCTGAAGAATTTGACCTGCGTCTAGCGGCTTTACTTCAACTCGCTGGTGAGACTGAATTAGCTAGTCGTAATTTTTTTAATTTTACCGGAGTAAATCCTCACTAA
- the purE gene encoding 5-(carboxyamino)imidazole ribonucleotide mutase, which yields MSEENKPLIAIIMGSKSDWETMRHAAETLKLLTVPHTVEVVSAHRTPDKLFQFAGNAEQRGIEVIIAGAGGSAHLPGMTAAKTSLPVLGVPVQSKALNGMDSLLSIVQMPAGIPVGTLAIGRAGAVNAALLAASILANKYPQIKTALKNYRKQQTDSVLTNPDPRESD from the coding sequence ATGAGTGAAGAAAACAAGCCACTCATAGCCATTATTATGGGCTCAAAATCCGACTGGGAAACCATGCGTCATGCAGCGGAAACTTTGAAGCTACTTACTGTGCCGCATACGGTGGAGGTTGTATCGGCCCACCGGACACCCGACAAGTTGTTTCAGTTTGCCGGTAATGCCGAACAACGGGGCATCGAGGTGATTATCGCTGGCGCTGGAGGCTCTGCGCATTTGCCAGGTATGACCGCAGCCAAGACTTCACTGCCCGTACTTGGAGTGCCTGTTCAATCCAAAGCTCTCAATGGCATGGACTCGCTTCTTTCAATCGTTCAAATGCCCGCTGGAATTCCGGTTGGAACGTTGGCCATCGGCCGGGCAGGAGCTGTCAATGCCGCATTGTTGGCCGCAAGCATTCTCGCAAACAAGTACCCTCAAATCAAAACGGCGTTAAAGAATTATCGAAAACAACAAACTGATAGCGTGTTGACAAACCCTGATCCACGTGAGAGTGATTGA
- a CDS encoding NADP-dependent isocitrate dehydrogenase yields MEYAVIKLKVPLIVVLGHSCCGAVQATLDRELTGFELPTVNLNALADELVSSVQEAIQNNEAKMEKDDLLKEGHLRWESLGEFLALSESLAHLARKNQHAKAQVLAETLDRAAGKLMENKKSPGRKVKAGMRPSATFNKILDSLAPVA; encoded by the coding sequence ATTGAATATGCGGTGATAAAGCTCAAGGTGCCGCTAATTGTCGTTTTGGGGCATAGCTGCTGTGGAGCCGTGCAGGCGACTTTAGATAGGGAATTGACAGGTTTCGAGTTACCAACAGTAAACCTTAATGCGTTAGCTGATGAACTGGTTTCATCTGTTCAGGAAGCCATCCAAAATAATGAGGCAAAAATGGAAAAAGATGATTTGTTGAAGGAAGGGCATTTGCGCTGGGAGTCGTTGGGCGAATTTCTGGCTCTGTCAGAATCCCTGGCGCATTTGGCGAGAAAAAACCAACATGCCAAAGCCCAGGTATTGGCAGAGACTCTTGATCGAGCAGCAGGCAAGTTGATGGAAAATAAAAAATCACCCGGTCGTAAAGTGAAAGCGGGAATGCGTCCGAGTGCAACGTTCAATAAGATATTGGACAGCCTGGCTCCGGTCGCTTGA